Proteins from a genomic interval of Pseudomonas sp. RC10:
- a CDS encoding DapH/DapD/GlmU-related protein → MMLWLYNLKKHLKPAEYTRLLSTHDLGKKKSNRLLSKTGVVTAGNAVIRPPFYFERGRITLGKNVLINAGCVFLDQAGITIGADAMLGPQVRLCTTTHDLNPALRHSHTRSAPISIGANVWIGAGTVVLPGISIGENSVIGANSVVNADVPANALYTGSPARFKKWLTQDSSRENGDPFTEPKRVLNDDATLG, encoded by the coding sequence ATGATGCTGTGGCTGTATAACCTCAAAAAACATCTCAAACCGGCCGAGTACACACGGCTGCTCAGCACTCACGACCTCGGCAAGAAGAAAAGCAATCGTCTTTTAAGCAAGACGGGCGTTGTGACTGCGGGCAATGCGGTCATCCGCCCACCGTTCTATTTCGAACGCGGCCGCATCACCTTGGGCAAGAACGTTTTGATCAACGCCGGTTGCGTCTTTCTGGATCAGGCAGGCATTACCATCGGCGCCGACGCGATGCTCGGGCCGCAAGTGCGCCTTTGCACCACTACCCATGACTTGAACCCGGCGCTGCGCCACAGCCACACGCGCTCCGCCCCGATCAGCATCGGCGCGAACGTGTGGATCGGAGCGGGTACGGTGGTGCTGCCGGGCATCAGCATTGGCGAGAACAGCGTGATTGGCGCCAACAGCGTGGTGAACGCGGACGTTCCGGCGAATGCGCTGTATACCGGCAGTCCGGCCCGGTTCAAGAAATGGCTGACGCAGGATTCGAGTCGGGAAAACGGCGATCCATTCACAGAGCCGAAGCGCGTTTTGAACGACGACGCGACACTCGGATAA
- a CDS encoding MFS transporter, translated as MRKDYLAFFMSLFLSRLADQILLFIVPLVVFQTTQSAAWAGLAFSVESLPRFLAFPVCGALCDKYPPVRILHISQVYRAVLCLLAMALYGVFGGIGWLVALSALCGVLTTQGVMAREVLMPHIFHHYRYTQTLSYSQIADQTGLVLGPLLAALMLEVWAWHWVVLGIAGLFLLADLSMLMWQRLSHVTLEVFEPTQGLWLQPLRVAFGHIRDRAELKKIITLAVGVNLIVGVTLATSAAMVIGEYGADKDHYAGLQAAGAVATILILFVLARVALPLRLLGGAGYSMIAVGAFVCALSPNLLGYGLGFLLIVVFDKVFNVYMRTTRQRVIPAQDFGKTVGVITLLNNLSQPFAGLLVALLAAPLGTQPVVLILAVLASLLGGGAGWWFAKEHRPAAVTSILEADQHAGK; from the coding sequence GTGCGCAAGGATTACCTCGCCTTTTTCATGTCGCTGTTTCTGTCTAGATTGGCGGATCAGATTCTGCTGTTCATCGTGCCGCTGGTGGTGTTCCAGACCACCCAAAGCGCCGCTTGGGCCGGGCTGGCGTTTTCCGTCGAGTCGCTGCCGCGCTTTTTGGCGTTTCCCGTGTGCGGGGCGCTTTGCGATAAATACCCTCCGGTCAGAATCCTGCACATCAGCCAGGTGTACCGCGCGGTGCTGTGTTTGCTGGCGATGGCGCTTTATGGGGTCTTCGGCGGGATCGGCTGGTTGGTGGCGCTGTCGGCACTCTGCGGGGTGCTGACGACCCAGGGGGTCATGGCGCGGGAAGTGCTGATGCCTCACATTTTTCATCACTACCGCTACACCCAAACGCTGTCTTACTCGCAGATCGCCGATCAGACCGGGCTCGTCCTCGGGCCACTGCTGGCGGCTCTGATGCTGGAAGTCTGGGCTTGGCATTGGGTGGTGTTGGGCATCGCCGGGCTGTTTCTGCTGGCCGACCTGAGCATGCTGATGTGGCAGCGCCTCAGCCATGTCACCCTTGAGGTGTTCGAGCCCACCCAAGGCCTCTGGCTGCAACCGTTGAGAGTGGCCTTCGGGCACATCCGGGATCGGGCGGAACTGAAGAAAATCATCACGCTGGCCGTGGGCGTCAACCTGATCGTCGGCGTGACCCTGGCCACTTCGGCGGCCATGGTGATCGGCGAGTACGGCGCCGACAAGGACCACTACGCCGGGTTGCAGGCGGCGGGTGCGGTGGCCACGATTCTGATTCTGTTTGTGCTGGCGCGCGTTGCGCTGCCCTTGCGGCTGTTGGGCGGAGCCGGGTATTCGATGATCGCCGTGGGCGCTTTCGTCTGTGCACTGAGCCCGAATTTGCTGGGCTACGGCCTGGGGTTTCTGCTGATCGTCGTGTTCGACAAGGTCTTCAACGTCTACATGCGCACCACCCGTCAGCGCGTGATTCCCGCTCAGGACTTCGGCAAAACCGTGGGCGTGATCACCCTGCTCAACAACCTCTCGCAGCCGTTTGCCGGCCTGCTGGTGGCGCTGCTCGCGGCGCCGTTGGGCACGCAACCGGTGGTTTTGATTCTCGCGGTGCTGGCGAGTCTCTTGGGCGGCGGTGCAGGGTGGTGGTTTGCCAAAGAACATCGCCCCGCCGCCGTGACCTCGATCCTTGAGGCCGATCAGCACGCGGGGAAATGA
- a CDS encoding M20 aminoacylase family protein: MNTEPHYCEIDDLQPMTDELTRIRRHIHQHPEMAYEEFETAALVAGKLRAWGYDVTEGVGETGVVGTLTVGSGKRIGLRADMDALPLTEQTGLPYASVHAGTMHACGHDGHTTMLLGAAEYLARTRNFTGTVHLYFQPAEEKGFDSGAQRMVKDGLFERFPCDAVFGLHNHPGEAPGTFLFRSGAFMSASDKVAITVHGHGGHAARPHLTVDPIVVASSIVMALQTVVARNVNPVEPAVVTVGLLQAGVANNVISNSAYLELSIRSFSKPVRALLKERVQALVHAQASSYGATATIDYMEGYPVIDNTPAETEFALQVARELVGDAHIIPHADQLMSSEDFAYMLEQRPGCFLRLGNGVGEDGCMVHNPAYDFNDKNLPIGAAYWARLVERYLS, translated from the coding sequence ATGAACACTGAACCCCATTACTGCGAAATCGACGACCTCCAGCCCATGACGGATGAGCTGACCCGGATACGCCGCCATATTCACCAGCACCCTGAAATGGCCTATGAAGAGTTCGAAACCGCCGCGCTGGTGGCTGGCAAGTTGCGCGCGTGGGGGTATGACGTCACTGAAGGCGTTGGCGAAACCGGCGTCGTCGGCACGTTGACGGTGGGCAGTGGCAAGCGTATCGGCCTTCGGGCGGACATGGATGCCTTGCCGCTGACCGAGCAGACTGGCCTGCCTTACGCCAGTGTTCATGCGGGAACCATGCACGCCTGCGGTCACGACGGTCACACCACTATGTTGCTGGGGGCGGCTGAATACCTGGCGCGCACCCGGAATTTCACCGGAACGGTTCACCTGTATTTCCAGCCTGCCGAGGAGAAGGGCTTCGACAGCGGCGCGCAGCGCATGGTGAAAGACGGGCTGTTCGAGCGCTTTCCCTGCGACGCCGTGTTCGGCCTTCACAACCATCCGGGAGAGGCGCCGGGTACCTTTCTGTTTCGCAGTGGTGCGTTCATGTCGGCGAGCGACAAAGTGGCGATCACCGTGCACGGCCACGGTGGTCACGCGGCCCGACCACACCTGACGGTGGACCCCATCGTGGTGGCGTCGAGCATCGTCATGGCGCTGCAGACCGTCGTCGCGCGCAACGTCAATCCGGTAGAACCTGCGGTGGTCACCGTCGGTTTGTTGCAGGCGGGGGTGGCCAACAACGTCATCTCCAACAGCGCCTATCTGGAGCTGAGCATTCGTTCGTTCAGCAAGCCCGTGCGCGCGCTGTTGAAGGAACGTGTGCAAGCGCTGGTTCACGCGCAGGCCAGCAGCTACGGGGCCACGGCGACCATCGATTACATGGAAGGCTACCCGGTGATCGACAACACGCCCGCTGAAACCGAGTTCGCCTTGCAGGTTGCCCGTGAACTGGTGGGCGACGCGCACATCATTCCCCACGCTGACCAGCTCATGTCCAGCGAAGACTTCGCTTACATGCTGGAACAGCGGCCCGGATGCTTTCTGCGGCTGGGCAATGGCGTGGGAGAAGACGGCTGCATGGTTCACAACCCGGCGTACGACTTCAATGACAAGAACCTGCCCATTGGCGCGGCGTATTGGGCACGTCTGGTGGAACGGTATCTGAGCTGA
- a CDS encoding MFS transporter, with protein MAYAATLITVSPPDDGALGRMYRKISWRLLPFLLLCYSLAYLDRVNISYAKIAMQQEFGLTDAAYGLAAGIFFIGYVMFEVPSNLWLARVGIRKTLSRIMLLWGVASTSMLFVHDSTTFYVLRFFLGVFEAGFAPGMILYLTLWFSGKRRAQVMACVLLAGPVSNIVGGPLSTWIMQAFAGAQGLEGWQWMFILEGAPCILLGVVAYFFLSDSPAQAPWLSTEEKQWLANDLEQTPPSKQHTFAAALKDWRIYVMALIYFCLICGLYTVSFWLPTLLRDAGVKDIVDIGLYSVIPYSAAIVAMMINARRSDRLSERRWHGAVPAFMGAGGLVLTGFSSGNLPLALGSITLATLSTYAAYAVFWARPSTYLKGTAAAGGIALINSIGAFGGFVSPSIIGFLKTLTGSFVTGMAAMAALLVIGGVCTLALRLPAPVMPQPDAP; from the coding sequence ATGGCTTACGCCGCAACGCTGATTACCGTGTCACCCCCGGATGACGGGGCTTTGGGCAGGATGTACCGCAAGATCAGTTGGCGGCTGCTGCCGTTCCTGTTGCTGTGTTATTCGCTGGCCTATCTGGATCGGGTCAACATCAGTTACGCCAAGATCGCGATGCAGCAGGAGTTCGGTCTGACCGATGCCGCGTACGGGCTGGCCGCCGGGATTTTCTTCATTGGCTATGTGATGTTCGAAGTGCCAAGCAACCTGTGGCTGGCGCGGGTGGGGATTCGCAAGACCCTCAGCCGCATCATGCTGTTGTGGGGCGTGGCCTCGACGTCGATGCTGTTCGTCCATGACAGCACCACCTTTTACGTATTGCGTTTCTTTCTCGGGGTATTCGAGGCTGGATTCGCCCCCGGCATGATCCTCTACCTGACGCTGTGGTTTTCCGGCAAACGCCGGGCGCAGGTCATGGCGTGCGTGTTGTTGGCGGGGCCGGTGTCGAATATCGTCGGCGGGCCGTTGTCCACCTGGATCATGCAGGCCTTCGCCGGGGCCCAGGGGCTTGAAGGCTGGCAATGGATGTTCATCCTGGAGGGGGCGCCATGCATTCTCTTGGGGGTGGTCGCGTACTTCTTTTTGAGTGATTCACCCGCCCAGGCGCCGTGGCTGAGCACAGAAGAAAAGCAGTGGTTGGCGAACGATCTCGAACAGACGCCGCCGTCGAAACAGCACACCTTTGCGGCGGCGTTGAAGGACTGGCGGATTTATGTGATGGCGCTGATTTACTTCTGCCTCATCTGCGGGCTTTATACGGTCAGCTTCTGGTTGCCGACCCTGCTGCGGGATGCGGGCGTGAAGGACATTGTCGACATCGGGCTGTACTCGGTCATTCCGTACAGCGCCGCCATCGTGGCAATGATGATCAACGCCCGGCGCTCCGACCGGCTCAGCGAGCGCCGATGGCACGGCGCGGTGCCAGCGTTCATGGGGGCCGGAGGGCTAGTCCTGACCGGTTTCAGCAGCGGCAACCTGCCGCTCGCTTTGGGGAGCATCACGTTGGCGACCTTATCGACCTATGCCGCTTATGCCGTGTTCTGGGCGAGGCCTTCGACCTACCTGAAAGGCACTGCGGCGGCGGGTGGCATTGCGTTGATCAACAGCATCGGCGCGTTCGGCGGCTTTGTCAGCCCGTCCATCATCGGGTTCCTGAAAACCCTCACGGGTTCGTTTGTCACCGGGATGGCCGCGATGGCGGCGCTGTTGGTCATTGGCGGTGTCTGCACGCTGGCCCTGCGTTTGCCAGCGCCTGTGATGCCTCAACCCGATGCGCCGTGA
- a CDS encoding LysR family transcriptional regulator, whose product MQRIGLSERRLHYFLAVAETGSIRGAADHLNVEASVVSRQIHQLESELGVQLLQRHGRGVIPTEAAELVINHCRERRSSETLLLTQISELQGLERGEIHIVAGEGFREELVRWVLQDFCQQHPKLKVTLEFANAVDTVRMLANDQAHLGLAYRPPIDPAVRTVMQRKQPMCVIAWPGHPLTRKKQPLALSDVCPYPVGMMSNGFGLSNLVKLAQYHDRVQFESSLVTNSIATLKSYVKAQLGVTFLSSHAVADEVADGSLVALRTRSEVFETAEAHMLVRADRQPSVAVERLLQMLEEKALF is encoded by the coding sequence GTGCAACGAATTGGCCTGAGTGAACGACGTTTGCACTACTTTCTCGCCGTGGCAGAAACCGGCTCGATACGCGGCGCGGCAGACCATCTGAATGTCGAAGCGTCGGTGGTCAGCCGGCAAATTCATCAGCTCGAAAGCGAGCTGGGTGTGCAATTGCTCCAGCGCCACGGCCGAGGCGTCATTCCGACCGAAGCCGCCGAGCTGGTGATCAACCATTGCCGCGAACGACGCTCCAGTGAAACGCTGCTGCTGACCCAGATTTCTGAACTGCAGGGGCTGGAGCGTGGCGAAATTCATATCGTTGCAGGGGAAGGTTTTCGCGAGGAATTGGTGCGCTGGGTGCTTCAGGATTTCTGCCAGCAACACCCCAAGCTGAAGGTGACGCTGGAATTCGCCAACGCCGTGGACACCGTGCGCATGCTCGCCAACGATCAGGCCCACCTCGGCCTGGCGTATCGCCCGCCCATCGACCCGGCCGTGCGCACCGTCATGCAACGCAAACAGCCCATGTGCGTGATCGCCTGGCCTGGCCATCCCCTGACCCGGAAGAAACAGCCGCTGGCCCTGAGCGACGTCTGCCCCTATCCGGTGGGGATGATGTCCAACGGCTTTGGCCTGAGCAACCTGGTCAAACTGGCGCAGTACCACGACCGTGTGCAGTTCGAATCCAGCCTGGTGACCAACTCCATCGCCACCCTGAAAAGCTACGTGAAGGCTCAGCTTGGCGTGACTTTTCTTTCGTCCCACGCCGTGGCAGATGAAGTCGCGGACGGCAGCCTTGTCGCGCTCCGCACCCGTAGCGAGGTGTTCGAAACCGCAGAGGCGCACATGCTGGTGCGCGCCGATCGGCAGCCATCGGTGGCGGTCGAGCGGCTCTTGCAAATGCTTGAGGAGAAGGCGCTGTTTTGA
- a CDS encoding aliphatic sulfonate ABC transporter substrate-binding protein, with protein sequence MHIPFKTAVWVAAFQVAGLWASIAQAAVEYPQTVRVGYQKGNSLVVLKNRGTLEKALAPHGVKVVWQEFAFGPPLVEGINSGDIDIGFVGATPPVFAQAGAGPDVTYVGYSEPYQDNYAILVPKGSTAQSLADLRGKRIAVAKGSAGQYLLIAALEQAKLKLGDVEEAYLGYSEGRAAFERGDVAAWVVPDPRLADTELSSGARPLITARSLPIQYSFYIAPRPFAKRYPETLATVLRELDSTEHYVQSHQQEVAQLLSDDTKVPVPVWIRSLARQPWGVHFPLSPQVIEAQQQVADAFYRNQLLPKAVHVADAVVDLEHPQ encoded by the coding sequence ATGCACATCCCTTTCAAAACAGCCGTGTGGGTAGCGGCCTTTCAGGTGGCAGGTTTGTGGGCGAGCATTGCCCAAGCCGCCGTCGAGTATCCGCAAACCGTTCGCGTTGGCTACCAGAAAGGCAACAGCCTGGTGGTCCTGAAAAATCGCGGGACGCTGGAAAAAGCCCTCGCGCCTCACGGCGTCAAAGTGGTGTGGCAAGAGTTCGCGTTCGGGCCGCCGCTGGTCGAAGGCATCAACAGTGGCGACATCGACATCGGCTTCGTGGGCGCGACCCCGCCCGTGTTCGCCCAGGCGGGCGCCGGGCCTGATGTGACGTACGTCGGCTACAGCGAACCCTATCAGGACAACTACGCCATTCTGGTGCCGAAGGGCTCCACCGCGCAGTCGCTTGCGGATCTGCGTGGCAAACGGATTGCCGTGGCCAAGGGGTCTGCGGGCCAATACCTGCTGATCGCCGCGCTGGAGCAGGCCAAGCTGAAACTCGGTGACGTGGAAGAAGCCTATCTGGGTTACAGCGAAGGCCGGGCGGCGTTCGAGCGGGGCGACGTGGCCGCGTGGGTGGTGCCGGACCCACGCCTCGCCGACACCGAACTGTCGAGTGGCGCCCGTCCGCTGATCACGGCGCGCAGCCTGCCGATTCAATACAGCTTCTACATCGCGCCGCGCCCCTTCGCCAAACGCTACCCGGAAACCCTCGCCACCGTGCTGCGCGAGCTGGACAGCACCGAGCACTACGTTCAGAGCCATCAACAGGAAGTCGCGCAGCTGCTGAGCGACGACACCAAGGTGCCCGTGCCGGTGTGGATTCGGTCGCTGGCCCGCCAGCCGTGGGGCGTGCATTTTCCGTTGAGCCCTCAGGTGATTGAGGCCCAGCAACAGGTGGCCGATGCGTTCTATCGCAACCAATTGCTGCCGAAGGCCGTGCACGTCGCTGACGCGGTGGTCGATCTGGAGCATCCGCAATGA
- a CDS encoding LLM class flavin-dependent oxidoreductase, with protein MSRQLHLGAFLMGVGHHASAWRLPDAQPGNLTSPAYFKALAQTAERGKFDYLFFADRLALSDRFGDNLDASVRYLTSSRLDPVALLGLLAGATSHIGLAATASTTFNHPFTLARTFATLDHLSEGRIGWNIVTSTNDGEALNHSAEPILEHELRYRRAREFVELAIKLWDSWEDDPFIHDKVTGEFAHPERVHYLNHAGEFFNVRGPLNVPRSPQGHPVLIQAGSSDTGQDFAASVADVIFTAQPDLQKAKAFYETVNQRLLAQGRPAGSLKIMPGVMPFVGKSKDEALARFAELEDNVHPLAGLALLSDSMNHDLSVYPLDEPLPEVKEIRGNQSRFKLVQELSQREGLTLRQLGKRFGGSRSHRVLAGTASEVADDLEQWFTERACDGFNIMPPYLPQSLDDFVNGVVPELQRRGLFRREYSGRTLREHLGLERPANGPRA; from the coding sequence ATGAGCCGACAACTGCACCTCGGTGCCTTTCTCATGGGCGTCGGCCACCACGCCAGCGCCTGGCGCCTGCCCGACGCGCAACCCGGCAATCTGACCAGCCCGGCCTACTTCAAGGCCTTGGCCCAGACCGCCGAGCGCGGCAAGTTCGACTACCTGTTTTTCGCCGACCGTCTGGCCTTGTCCGACCGCTTCGGCGACAACCTCGACGCCAGCGTGCGCTACCTCACCAGTTCCCGCCTCGACCCGGTCGCATTGCTGGGCCTGCTGGCGGGCGCGACGTCGCACATCGGCCTCGCGGCGACAGCGTCGACCACCTTCAATCACCCCTTCACTCTCGCGCGCACCTTCGCCACGCTGGACCACCTCAGCGAAGGCCGCATCGGCTGGAACATCGTGACCTCCACCAACGACGGCGAAGCGCTGAACCACAGCGCCGAGCCGATCCTCGAACACGAACTGCGCTACCGGCGTGCGCGGGAGTTCGTCGAACTGGCGATCAAACTGTGGGACAGCTGGGAAGACGACCCCTTCATCCACGACAAGGTCACGGGGGAGTTTGCCCATCCCGAGCGGGTGCATTACCTCAATCACGCCGGGGAATTCTTCAACGTGCGCGGCCCGCTCAACGTGCCGCGCTCGCCGCAGGGTCACCCGGTGCTGATTCAGGCGGGCTCTTCGGACACCGGCCAGGATTTCGCTGCGAGCGTCGCCGACGTGATCTTCACCGCACAGCCCGATTTGCAAAAAGCCAAGGCGTTTTACGAGACGGTCAATCAGCGCCTGCTCGCTCAGGGGCGGCCCGCCGGTTCGCTGAAAATCATGCCGGGCGTGATGCCGTTCGTGGGCAAGAGCAAAGACGAAGCGCTGGCCCGATTCGCCGAGCTGGAGGACAACGTGCACCCCCTCGCCGGGCTGGCGCTGTTGTCTGACAGCATGAACCACGACCTCTCGGTCTACCCGCTGGACGAGCCGTTGCCGGAGGTGAAAGAGATACGCGGCAACCAGAGCCGCTTCAAACTCGTGCAGGAACTCTCGCAACGCGAAGGCCTGACCCTGCGCCAACTGGGCAAACGCTTTGGTGGCAGTCGCTCCCATCGGGTGCTGGCGGGCACGGCCAGCGAAGTCGCGGATGATCTTGAACAGTGGTTCACGGAACGCGCTTGCGACGGCTTCAACATCATGCCGCCCTACCTGCCTCAAAGCCTCGACGATTTCGTCAACGGTGTGGTGCCCGAGCTGCAGCGACGGGGCCTGTTTCGACGGGAGTACAGCGGACGCACCCTGCGCGAACATCTGGGGCTGGAGCGGCCTGCGAACGGCCCTCGCGCCTGA
- the proB gene encoding glutamate 5-kinase: MREAIATTQRWVIHVDNRLIAATDGFNPDAIGRLAAQSMALRQRGLEVVVVSTPGAGASTGVALPLHQAQALAAIDQIRLTQLWAQALAHAGAQSAQILLTQDDLSHRKHYLNARSTLQVLLGQGVIPLVSENCALATHGIRAGNTDSLGALVVNLVQADVYILLTELEGFLITSQGLETDQATAVIDEAAAGDASLDRYAHDMTEHFGVDVRSWLRSARLAARSGAHTVIADGRQDGILDAIAAGASVGTLLISDTHPAASRGRWLSNQLPMRGTLEIIDGSASATTGITALMILRSEGVFQRGDMVVCRGADGVEWARGLVNYSSQEIQKLRGQFVEAFSRQIGYVAEPDIISRENLVVVKAP, translated from the coding sequence ATGCGTGAAGCGATCGCGACCACCCAGCGCTGGGTCATCCACGTCGACAACCGCCTGATTGCGGCAACCGACGGCTTCAATCCGGATGCTATCGGCAGGCTGGCCGCTCAATCGATGGCCCTGCGTCAACGAGGGCTTGAAGTCGTTGTGGTCTCGACGCCTGGTGCGGGTGCCTCCACGGGCGTCGCGCTGCCCTTGCATCAGGCGCAGGCCCTGGCCGCGATCGATCAGATCAGGCTGACCCAGCTCTGGGCGCAGGCGCTGGCGCACGCGGGCGCTCAATCTGCGCAGATTCTGCTGACACAGGATGACCTGTCCCACCGCAAGCACTACCTCAACGCACGCAGCACGCTGCAAGTCTTGCTCGGGCAGGGCGTGATCCCGTTGGTCAGCGAGAACTGTGCCTTGGCCACCCACGGGATTCGCGCGGGAAACACCGACAGTCTGGGGGCGCTGGTGGTCAATCTGGTGCAGGCGGATGTGTACATTTTGCTGACCGAGCTGGAAGGCTTCCTGATTACGAGCCAGGGCCTTGAAACCGATCAGGCCACAGCGGTGATCGATGAAGCCGCTGCCGGGGATGCCTCGCTGGATCGCTACGCGCACGACATGACTGAACACTTCGGCGTCGATGTGCGCTCCTGGTTGCGCTCGGCGCGGCTGGCGGCCCGTTCAGGTGCCCACACGGTGATCGCCGATGGGCGCCAGGACGGCATTCTCGATGCCATCGCTGCGGGCGCATCGGTCGGCACGCTGCTGATCTCTGATACCCACCCGGCGGCGTCCCGAGGACGCTGGCTGTCCAATCAACTGCCCATGCGCGGGACGTTGGAGATCATCGACGGCAGCGCATCGGCCACGACGGGCATCACCGCGTTGATGATCCTGCGCAGCGAAGGCGTGTTTCAGCGTGGCGACATGGTGGTGTGCCGAGGCGCCGACGGCGTTGAGTGGGCGCGGGGGCTGGTCAACTACAGCTCGCAGGAAATTCAAAAGCTGCGTGGCCAGTTCGTCGAAGCGTTTTCCAGGCAAATCGGTTATGTCGCCGAACCGGACATCATCAGTCGCGAAAATCTGGTGGTTGTAAAGGCGCCCTGA
- the phnN gene encoding phosphonate metabolism protein/1,5-bisphosphokinase (PRPP-forming) PhnN — protein sequence MAQGIFFFVVGPSGAGKDSLIEGARAQLGDTGRYVFARRTITRPSGAPGEDHIGVTEAQFSASVSAGAFLVTWDAHGLSYGLSADLLTALGEGCNVIANGSRKMIRQLAGLVPRLVVVEVTASLDVLAARILARGRENALEAGARVMRQVEPLPVDIETIRVNNDGALEQGVSAFVHALANASQRVRLRRVPISTGLERVAYLPLHSAVLSVGDYLGGSKVDLLADTASLSVQIQGLDAPGLLAADEIGLSEEAFAHWRVAEGAEIALRRTPSPASRQALIQKVQGQELGEPEYEMLLRDIIEGRYTDGEISAFLVSATRSLSDAEVVALARVRSRFSPTMTWDRPIVVDKHSMGGVPGSRITLLVVPIVAAHGLAMPKTSSRAITSAAGTADAMESVARVDLDIADVQRCVAEAGACIAWNGRLNHSRVDDVMNAITRPLGLDSNRWSVASILSKKLTAGSTHVVVDLPYGPRTKLRTQAQARELGDLFERVGAGLGLTVVAFATDGSRPIGRGIGPSLEVRDVRAVLANDPEAAQDLRDKALFFAGQILAWDPAIGSVEAGRRRAEELLTNGEANAAFERIIDAQGRRAPVLPGALTFAVCASAAGEVSALDGWRIGELARRAGAPADKSAGIDLKVGLGDRVTAGQCLYVIHGSNSADLQSASLLAQMSDGVTVTPIA from the coding sequence ATGGCGCAGGGCATCTTCTTCTTTGTCGTCGGCCCCAGCGGTGCCGGTAAGGATTCGTTGATCGAAGGCGCCCGCGCCCAACTCGGTGACACCGGTCGATACGTGTTCGCTCGTCGCACGATCACGCGCCCCTCGGGCGCACCAGGCGAGGACCACATCGGCGTCACCGAGGCTCAATTCTCGGCGTCCGTGAGTGCAGGGGCGTTTCTGGTCACCTGGGACGCGCATGGACTGTCATACGGTTTGTCTGCTGATTTGCTGACCGCGTTGGGCGAGGGCTGCAACGTCATCGCCAACGGCTCACGCAAAATGATTCGTCAACTGGCCGGGCTGGTGCCCAGGCTCGTGGTGGTGGAAGTCACGGCGTCGCTCGACGTCCTGGCGGCGCGCATTCTCGCCCGTGGCCGGGAAAACGCCTTGGAGGCGGGCGCGCGGGTGATGCGTCAGGTCGAGCCGTTGCCCGTGGACATCGAAACGATCCGTGTCAACAACGACGGCGCGCTTGAGCAGGGGGTCAGCGCATTCGTTCATGCGTTGGCGAACGCCTCTCAACGGGTACGTCTGCGCCGTGTACCGATCTCGACGGGCCTGGAGCGGGTGGCCTACCTGCCCCTTCACAGCGCCGTGCTGTCGGTCGGCGATTATTTGGGCGGCTCGAAAGTCGACCTCCTGGCCGACACCGCATCGTTGAGCGTACAGATTCAAGGGCTGGACGCGCCGGGGTTGCTGGCGGCGGACGAAATCGGGTTGAGCGAGGAAGCGTTCGCCCATTGGCGGGTTGCCGAGGGCGCCGAGATCGCCTTGCGCCGCACGCCCTCACCGGCCAGTCGTCAGGCCCTGATTCAGAAGGTTCAGGGGCAAGAGCTGGGCGAACCCGAGTATGAAATGCTGCTGCGCGACATCATCGAGGGGCGTTACACGGATGGCGAAATTAGTGCGTTTCTGGTCAGCGCCACGCGCAGCCTGTCCGACGCCGAGGTCGTCGCGCTGGCCAGGGTGCGCAGCCGCTTCTCCCCGACGATGACATGGGACCGCCCGATCGTGGTCGACAAGCACTCGATGGGTGGGGTCCCCGGCAGCCGCATCACCTTGCTGGTGGTGCCCATCGTCGCGGCTCACGGCCTGGCGATGCCCAAAACATCGTCCCGGGCGATCACGTCTGCGGCGGGCACGGCGGACGCCATGGAGTCCGTGGCGCGAGTGGACCTGGACATCGCCGACGTGCAGCGTTGTGTCGCTGAGGCGGGGGCGTGCATTGCCTGGAATGGGCGACTCAATCACTCACGGGTGGACGATGTGATGAACGCCATCACCCGGCCGTTGGGGCTTGATTCCAATCGGTGGTCGGTGGCGTCGATCCTCTCGAAAAAGCTCACCGCTGGCTCGACCCACGTGGTGGTCGATCTGCCGTACGGCCCGCGCACCAAACTCAGGACGCAGGCCCAGGCGAGGGAATTGGGCGATTTGTTCGAGCGGGTCGGGGCCGGGCTCGGTCTGACCGTGGTGGCGTTTGCCACAGACGGAAGCCGGCCTATCGGTCGCGGCATCGGGCCTTCGCTGGAGGTGCGCGACGTGCGGGCGGTGCTGGCCAATGATCCGGAGGCGGCGCAGGACTTGCGCGACAAGGCGCTTTTTTTCGCGGGACAGATTCTGGCGTGGGACCCGGCCATCGGCAGTGTGGAAGCCGGTCGTCGCCGCGCGGAGGAACTGCTGACCAATGGCGAGGCCAATGCGGCGTTTGAGCGGATCATCGACGCCCAGGGTCGGCGAGCGCCCGTGTTGCCCGGTGCGCTGACCTTCGCGGTGTGTGCGAGTGCGGCAGGGGAGGTGAGTGCACTGGACGGCTGGCGCATCGGTGAGCTGGCCCGACGCGCCGGTGCGCCGGCCGATAAATCCGCTGGCATCGACCTCAAGGTCGGGCTGGGCGACCGGGTAACGGCGGGGCAGTGCCTGTATGTCATCCATGGCTCCAACAGCGCGGACCTTCAGTCTGCCAGCCTCTTGGCACAGATGAGCGACGGCGTGACCGTTACGCCAATCGCGTGA